A genomic window from Candidatus Pelagisphaera phototrophica includes:
- a CDS encoding glycosyltransferase family 2 protein, which translates to MKLSIVIVNWNSKDQTRDCLDSLRAHCSNLKLQIIVVDGGSFDGCDQMIANDYPEVEFTQSEKNIGFGKSNNLGAEKATGEALLLLNPDTEVEPNSLQTLLAELEKQPQAGILGPLLLNSDGTRQEGSVHAFPTPLNQALDSDYLKHRLPKSSLWKTYKAFKTDSTTEVDAVGGACMLMWRSTFESVGGFTLDYFMYAEDLDLCKKVSVAGFRNYHAPQARVFHHAGCSSEKQFNKFSAVLIPTSMSIYMRLNHGLNAAIRYRVFICLSASFRTLAIGSVYALSSQSKRSRLIASLKRWTAVLSWSFGGQRWIREYT; encoded by the coding sequence ATGAAGCTAAGCATCGTCATTGTAAACTGGAATTCCAAGGATCAGACACGGGATTGCCTCGATTCTCTTCGTGCACATTGCTCCAATCTTAAACTGCAAATCATCGTCGTCGACGGCGGTTCATTCGACGGATGCGACCAAATGATTGCAAACGACTACCCCGAAGTAGAATTCACTCAATCGGAGAAAAACATCGGCTTTGGCAAATCCAACAACCTGGGCGCTGAAAAAGCCACAGGGGAAGCTCTACTGCTGCTCAACCCAGACACGGAAGTCGAACCCAACTCGTTGCAGACATTATTGGCAGAGCTCGAGAAACAGCCCCAAGCCGGCATACTAGGCCCTCTTCTCCTGAACTCCGACGGTACCCGACAAGAAGGAAGCGTGCACGCCTTCCCAACCCCACTCAACCAAGCGCTGGATTCCGACTACCTGAAGCATCGTCTCCCAAAGTCATCCCTTTGGAAAACCTACAAGGCCTTCAAGACCGACTCAACCACAGAGGTCGATGCAGTAGGAGGAGCTTGCATGCTCATGTGGCGATCCACATTCGAGTCAGTGGGAGGGTTCACCCTGGACTATTTCATGTACGCCGAAGACTTGGACCTTTGCAAAAAAGTTAGTGTTGCAGGGTTTCGCAACTACCACGCTCCTCAAGCCAGAGTTTTCCATCACGCAGGTTGCAGTTCGGAAAAACAGTTCAACAAGTTTTCAGCTGTACTAATACCCACTTCAATGTCCATCTACATGCGACTCAACCATGGGCTCAACGCAGCTATTCGCTATCGGGTGTTCATATGCCTTTCAGCTTCTTTCCGCACCCTTGCCATTGGATCAGTCTATGCTCTATCCAGCCAAAGCAAACGAAGTCGCCTGATTGCCTCGCTCAAGCGCTGGACTGCCGTGTTGAGCTGGTCTTTCGGAGGCCAACGATGGATAAGGGAGTACACTTGA
- a CDS encoding glycosyltransferase has translation MNTPQAAKLLTHSFPEIPKQRVKCITNGYDANDFSSVEETTPTHIDPTKFNIVHTGTFHTALGLKRVRQKWINTFLGRTHKGVETLPRSPHYLAEAISSLRKSHYEAISDFNIVFAGSKEKADSDCIHKSGLLDLVKFTNYIPHTESVRYLKSANLLFMPLHSIESGPSSIIPGKMYEYLASGNPILATIPQGDAHDILKKSGACYICEPTDVLAMKKYLLTNYQRWKVKTPQEKRDIVYIRRFERRALTKKLALIIESLS, from the coding sequence ATGAACACGCCGCAAGCTGCGAAATTGCTAACACATTCCTTTCCTGAGATACCCAAGCAGCGAGTTAAATGTATTACGAACGGATATGATGCTAATGATTTTTCATCGGTCGAGGAAACAACTCCAACGCATATAGATCCAACTAAATTCAACATAGTTCATACCGGCACATTCCATACAGCATTAGGTCTCAAGCGAGTTCGACAGAAATGGATCAATACATTTCTCGGCCGCACCCACAAGGGAGTTGAAACATTACCACGCTCTCCACATTACCTAGCGGAGGCGATATCCAGCCTACGAAAATCCCACTACGAAGCTATTTCAGATTTCAATATTGTTTTCGCTGGATCCAAAGAAAAAGCCGATTCCGACTGTATTCATAAATCCGGACTACTAGATCTTGTCAAATTCACGAATTACATACCACACACAGAAAGCGTACGATACCTCAAATCTGCTAATTTGCTTTTCATGCCCTTGCATTCGATAGAAAGCGGACCTTCATCCATCATCCCTGGGAAAATGTACGAATACCTAGCAAGCGGGAATCCGATCCTTGCGACCATACCTCAAGGCGATGCGCACGACATCCTAAAGAAAAGTGGCGCTTGCTACATATGCGAACCAACCGATGTACTCGCGATGAAAAAATATCTGTTAACCAACTACCAGCGATGGAAAGTCAAAACACCTCAAGAAAAGCGTGATATCGTTTATATACGTAGATTCGAACGCAGAGCACTCACAAAGAAACTAGCATTAATCATCGAGTCTTTATCATAG
- a CDS encoding glycosyltransferase family 4 protein, whose product MSLPWTSDGFGYRISRNFKLFRCLYRLRECKTVRDHLSQQNASIAICHFGWTASRVYTVLRDLKIPYFIICHGLDLATPALVKSYLTDLKSSIKNAAGVVIVGSHMKNAINQLHPTIDKNKIHQIPCGAPIKSFSRNRPSRRQKDEPLKLISVGRLFEGKGIDLSISAISQLIKSGLDLHFTIVGEGVELSHLSKLSETLGIEQHVTFCGKLQQVDIAKLLKSNHVFLQPSRKSKSGWIEGFGVSITEAMASGLPVIATLSGGIPDQVRDQRDGFLVEEEDYKGIAEAILTYYTSEETRFRHSQNAQKQATNFDSAKLAQKLEGLLLQEIA is encoded by the coding sequence ATGAGCCTCCCCTGGACCAGCGATGGTTTCGGCTACCGCATTTCACGTAATTTCAAGCTATTCCGCTGTTTATATCGCCTTCGCGAGTGCAAAACAGTCAGAGACCATCTCAGTCAACAAAATGCATCTATCGCGATTTGTCATTTCGGGTGGACCGCGAGTCGAGTCTATACCGTGTTGCGGGACCTGAAGATTCCCTATTTCATTATTTGTCATGGGCTGGACCTTGCAACTCCTGCACTCGTCAAAAGCTACCTAACCGATCTCAAGTCATCTATAAAAAACGCTGCTGGAGTGGTTATCGTTGGTTCGCACATGAAAAATGCCATTAATCAACTGCATCCAACAATTGATAAAAACAAAATTCATCAAATTCCATGTGGCGCTCCAATTAAGTCTTTTTCAAGAAACAGACCAAGCCGACGTCAGAAAGACGAACCCCTTAAGCTAATTTCAGTCGGACGCCTCTTCGAAGGTAAAGGCATCGATCTCTCAATTTCAGCTATTTCCCAGTTAATTAAGAGCGGTCTCGATCTACATTTCACAATAGTAGGAGAAGGCGTAGAACTTTCGCATCTCTCAAAACTGTCAGAAACCCTCGGAATCGAACAGCACGTAACATTTTGCGGTAAGCTCCAGCAAGTAGACATAGCAAAGCTGCTCAAATCAAACCACGTATTCCTTCAACCATCTCGCAAGTCGAAAAGCGGCTGGATAGAAGGATTTGGTGTCTCCATCACCGAAGCAATGGCGTCTGGGCTGCCTGTGATTGCAACTCTTTCAGGAGGCATCCCCGATCAGGTCCGTGACCAGAGAGACGGGTTTCTCGTCGAAGAAGAGGACTACAAGGGAATCGCTGAAGCCATTCTTACTTATTACACTTCTGAAGAGACACGCTTCCGACACAGCCAAAACGCTCAAAAACAAGCTACTAATTTTGACTCAGCTAAACTCGCTCAAAAACTTGAAGGGCTACTCCTGCAAGAGATCGCGTAA
- a CDS encoding glycosyltransferase family 2 protein, with product MNKPLISILLPIYNAEAFLEKTLSSLTSQTFTNFELIVINDGSTDGSLKIVEEIAKTDSRIFIYNQPNSGLIETLNRGLKLANCELIARADADDIYHPERLELQYRRMNERPEIVLLGARTVKIDSKGRTLYQEFQPTIKTDILDSLAGGFGVIPHPVAMYRKSAVIQAGGYSPKAKYCEDVDLWIRLSEIGEIANLNEHLVYYRVHSESICSVHWKEQRENIKKIATKWQKSRNKEVSENSIWNRPPQNAVDLALFRAGQASQQGYHQSAIRQSLLAIKESPKNIRAIKTLIRCGLNAINPRFPSAKTS from the coding sequence ATGAATAAACCACTTATAAGTATATTGCTACCGATCTACAACGCCGAGGCATTTCTGGAAAAGACCCTTTCATCCTTAACCTCCCAAACATTCACTAATTTCGAACTCATTGTGATAAATGACGGATCAACCGACGGATCTTTAAAGATAGTTGAAGAAATAGCAAAAACTGACTCGAGAATTTTCATTTATAACCAACCTAACAGCGGACTTATTGAAACGTTAAACAGAGGTTTAAAGCTCGCAAATTGTGAATTGATAGCCAGAGCAGACGCGGACGATATCTACCATCCTGAACGCCTCGAGCTTCAATATCGTCGAATGAATGAACGCCCCGAAATCGTTCTCCTTGGAGCCCGGACAGTCAAGATCGACAGTAAAGGCAGAACTTTGTATCAAGAATTTCAACCTACGATTAAAACTGATATCCTAGACAGTCTTGCCGGAGGGTTCGGCGTAATTCCCCACCCCGTAGCAATGTATCGCAAATCTGCTGTGATTCAAGCCGGTGGATACTCTCCTAAAGCTAAATATTGCGAAGATGTAGACTTGTGGATTCGCCTATCTGAGATTGGCGAAATCGCTAATCTTAATGAGCATTTGGTATACTACAGAGTACATTCCGAGTCGATTTGTTCGGTACACTGGAAAGAACAACGCGAAAACATTAAAAAGATCGCAACTAAATGGCAAAAATCTCGAAACAAGGAAGTTTCAGAAAATTCTATTTGGAATAGACCTCCACAGAATGCAGTCGATCTTGCTCTGTTTCGAGCAGGCCAAGCCTCCCAACAAGGCTATCATCAAAGTGCAATTAGGCAGTCACTTTTGGCTATCAAAGAAAGCCCAAAGAACATTAGAGCCATAAAAACTCTAATTAGATGCGGCCTAAACGCAATCAATCCTCGATTCCCTTCAGCCAAAACGAGCTAA
- a CDS encoding glycosyltransferase family 2 protein — translation MPPQVSIIVPVYNCANSITQSLQSLFEQNLTEIEVIAVNDASTDTSLEILNKLSKHESRLKVIHLGTNGGVHYARVAGLKAANSPWIGFLDADDFAKPDMFRQLHQGALESGSDIAICGVDQTTPHRKFLSRKVSFPQTVTVSNHIFETFCDIGFGTGALWNKLYRREIILKHGLVSFRKRRDSGEDTLVNVGCFMDANKVHLIKDSLIDYVLHQNSVTQSIDSTESFTRIIGAYSEAVNIYREHGPRILEQITNLYSKQLDYESYWVDKISDLYRYELELTDAMQSLAQQYPIGPAALLNRGPVTGIKKLSIKRSVKTWISLSLSIPKICVQLLWKKICRKFFQ, via the coding sequence ATGCCACCACAAGTATCTATAATTGTGCCCGTATACAACTGCGCAAATTCGATAACGCAGTCTCTTCAATCACTCTTCGAGCAGAACCTAACCGAAATTGAAGTAATTGCCGTCAACGATGCCTCTACAGATACATCTCTCGAAATTCTAAATAAATTAAGCAAACATGAAAGTCGCCTAAAAGTAATTCACCTAGGCACAAATGGCGGGGTGCACTACGCACGGGTAGCTGGTCTTAAAGCCGCGAATTCGCCTTGGATCGGTTTCTTAGACGCTGATGATTTTGCAAAGCCCGACATGTTTCGTCAATTACACCAAGGAGCATTGGAGAGCGGCTCTGACATCGCGATTTGCGGAGTAGATCAAACTACCCCTCATCGAAAGTTTTTATCAAGAAAAGTCTCGTTTCCTCAAACCGTAACAGTGTCCAACCATATTTTCGAAACATTTTGCGATATCGGGTTTGGTACTGGGGCCCTTTGGAATAAGCTATACCGTAGAGAAATAATCCTAAAGCACGGTCTTGTTTCATTTCGGAAACGACGAGACTCAGGCGAAGACACATTAGTAAACGTAGGGTGCTTTATGGACGCAAATAAAGTTCACCTTATTAAGGATTCTCTCATTGATTACGTCCTTCATCAAAACAGCGTTACTCAAAGTATCGATTCCACAGAATCATTTACACGAATCATCGGAGCCTATTCAGAGGCCGTTAACATCTATCGCGAACACGGACCCCGAATCCTCGAGCAGATCACAAATCTTTATTCGAAACAACTTGATTACGAAAGCTATTGGGTAGACAAAATCTCAGATCTATATAGATATGAACTAGAACTCACCGATGCCATGCAATCACTTGCTCAACAATACCCGATCGGCCCTGCTGCATTATTAAATCGAGGACCTGTTACAGGTATAAAAAAGCTATCCATCAAACGATCAGTTAAAACATGGATTAGTCTTTCATTGAGTATTCCCAAAATATGCGTTCAATTATTGTGGAAAAAGATATGCAGAAAATTTTTTCAATAA
- a CDS encoding VPDSG-CTERM sorting domain-containing protein, producing the protein MRLTTKTIIAATALGTASIASAITYDAGTNGTSFSGGSFSAGANTLQVTDIAVAGIGSYLGVVGGAAGPEIGIGENLVITFDEAMRFDYITLGLLFDGPEYGDPHEIAALNADGTTEYTLTANGSDTATWTGPGTVDNLSLADSSEAAIWRINNPFGGLRVTQLTLTAVAATGGTDQGDGESDFGLVGFGVPDNGATLALLGVALTSLAVFRRKI; encoded by the coding sequence ATGAGGTTAACAACGAAAACAATAATTGCGGCCACTGCTCTAGGGACTGCCTCGATAGCAAGTGCAATAACGTATGATGCGGGGACCAACGGGACGAGCTTTAGTGGCGGTTCCTTTTCTGCTGGTGCTAACACTTTGCAGGTCACAGACATAGCCGTAGCCGGCATTGGCTCTTACCTGGGTGTCGTTGGGGGCGCGGCAGGTCCTGAAATCGGTATAGGCGAGAATCTCGTAATCACGTTCGACGAAGCCATGAGATTCGACTATATCACGCTAGGCTTGTTATTCGATGGGCCAGAGTATGGGGATCCCCATGAGATCGCCGCACTCAACGCGGACGGCACCACGGAATACACGCTGACAGCCAATGGCTCGGATACTGCGACGTGGACTGGACCTGGGACAGTCGATAACCTTTCGTTAGCTGATAGTTCAGAAGCTGCTATCTGGAGAATTAACAATCCGTTTGGCGGTCTGCGTGTCACTCAACTAACACTCACCGCAGTAGCAGCCACTGGTGGTACTGATCAAGGTGATGGTGAATCGGATTTTGGTTTGGTAGGATTTGGCGTTCCTGACAATGGTGCAACGCTAGCGCTGCTAGGTGTGGCTCTCACTAGTCTGGCGGTCTTCCGTCGCAAGATTTAG
- a CDS encoding outer membrane beta-barrel protein, protein MKRSMIMILRSSATAFSLSFLIFQGHAQESSNSYTPMVPRESRNVSEASNVSLSALTPQLRESTPLQLGPVLLRPSLNYRYTQSDGFLAGRGNRQDSVIETIGASFAFDYRDLWSLNYNPSWTHYSNAFLEDRDSHSLNFNTGFDLQDWSMGFSQRFRKGGQALIETAAQTDQETFGTTLSASRQLTSTWYLDLSAGQDLRSTRRYSDVTQHSVSSWLRRQASSKVNSSIGLTWGYSDMDPGLNTEYHQALVRFGFKPTVRLSANLQGGIDSRKVDTAGFKKEENPTYSASLRYQAFDYTTIAINLSRRINASYFSNFNRETEALTLSLNQRLLGRFSLTASYGQRLSDYLGLLGNFVVGRTDKYDSFSVNLSTQLVNRLSVSAFYRKNENATNTSGFGFSSDQSGFSIGYRY, encoded by the coding sequence ATGAAACGTTCTATGATTATGATACTCCGCTCATCAGCGACCGCATTCTCGCTAAGCTTCTTAATATTTCAGGGCCATGCCCAAGAATCTTCGAATTCCTACACCCCTATGGTGCCACGCGAATCCCGCAATGTCAGCGAAGCCTCCAATGTATCGCTTAGCGCACTAACTCCCCAATTACGTGAATCGACCCCCCTTCAACTCGGCCCCGTTCTCCTTCGCCCCAGCCTCAATTACCGCTATACTCAGTCGGATGGATTCTTGGCTGGTCGCGGGAATCGGCAAGATTCAGTGATTGAAACGATTGGGGCTTCATTCGCTTTCGATTATCGCGACCTGTGGTCTCTTAATTACAACCCTTCTTGGACACACTATTCGAATGCCTTTCTGGAGGATAGAGACTCTCATTCCTTGAATTTCAATACCGGCTTCGATCTTCAGGACTGGTCAATGGGCTTCTCGCAACGCTTTCGTAAGGGCGGACAGGCCCTAATCGAAACGGCAGCCCAAACCGATCAGGAAACGTTCGGCACTACTTTAAGTGCTTCGCGCCAGCTTACTTCCACATGGTACCTTGACCTCAGTGCGGGTCAGGATCTGCGATCTACTCGACGCTACTCCGACGTAACACAACATTCCGTATCCAGTTGGCTACGCCGCCAGGCAAGCTCGAAAGTAAACTCTTCTATCGGCCTCACTTGGGGATATTCCGATATGGATCCAGGCTTGAACACGGAATACCATCAGGCGTTGGTTCGCTTCGGGTTTAAACCAACAGTCAGACTAAGCGCTAATCTGCAAGGCGGAATAGATTCCCGCAAAGTCGATACGGCAGGATTCAAAAAAGAAGAGAATCCGACCTACAGTGCCTCGCTTCGGTATCAAGCTTTTGACTACACGACCATTGCCATTAATCTCTCCCGGAGAATCAACGCTTCCTACTTTAGCAATTTCAACAGGGAAACCGAAGCTCTCACCTTGAGTTTAAATCAACGTTTGCTCGGGCGCTTCAGCCTAACGGCTTCCTACGGGCAGCGATTATCCGACTACCTTGGACTCCTCGGCAATTTCGTCGTTGGCCGAACCGATAAATACGATTCGTTTTCGGTGAATTTGAGTACCCAACTCGTAAATAGACTTAGTGTTTCCGCATTCTATCGAAAGAACGAAAACGCTACAAATACAAGTGGGTTTGGGTTTTCAAGCGACCAGTCAGGGTTCAGTATTGGGTACCGGTACTAA
- a CDS encoding exosortase/archaeosortase family protein has product MLSLAFSKSLYGLVQLALNIELHSHIILIPVVSVYFAWIKKDTLPAASPPRKALAIAPGLAAAALLICSWTTGNFEAAEDAMALTTLAYVLLIITAALFLNGPNTLKKQLFSLWFLIFLVPMPLVIQDWVNTFFQYTSAEVSHQMVKSANIPIFRPHPLTFELSTIEIYVAPSCSGIRSSLVLLITSIVAGELFLQSKWKRWLLVFFIIPLAIARNGFRIFTISYLCVNVGPHMIGHWIHHKGGPFFFGLSLIPFFALLYWLWKKEKKQPVAAVKD; this is encoded by the coding sequence GTGCTTTCGCTGGCGTTCTCTAAGTCGCTTTATGGACTGGTTCAACTGGCTTTAAATATCGAACTCCATTCGCATATCATTCTGATACCGGTCGTCAGCGTTTATTTCGCGTGGATCAAGAAAGACACGCTGCCTGCTGCCTCCCCTCCACGCAAAGCCCTAGCAATCGCTCCTGGCCTGGCCGCAGCAGCCTTATTGATCTGTTCCTGGACTACAGGGAATTTCGAGGCAGCCGAAGACGCTATGGCTCTAACCACTCTCGCGTACGTCCTGTTGATCATAACTGCGGCCCTATTTCTTAACGGCCCGAATACCCTGAAAAAGCAGCTCTTCTCTTTGTGGTTTTTGATCTTCCTCGTCCCCATGCCTCTGGTCATTCAAGATTGGGTAAACACCTTTTTCCAATACACTTCCGCAGAGGTCTCTCACCAAATGGTAAAGTCTGCCAACATTCCAATTTTCCGCCCCCACCCACTGACCTTCGAGCTTTCCACCATAGAAATTTACGTCGCTCCCTCATGTAGCGGCATTCGGTCCAGCTTAGTCCTCTTAATCACTAGCATTGTTGCGGGCGAACTTTTTCTCCAATCAAAGTGGAAACGGTGGCTTCTAGTCTTTTTCATCATACCTCTCGCTATCGCTCGAAACGGGTTCCGGATCTTTACAATCAGCTACCTCTGCGTAAATGTTGGACCACACATGATTGGCCACTGGATCCACCACAAAGGCGGTCCCTTCTTTTTCGGTCTTTCGCTTATCCCATTCTTCGCTCTGCTTTATTGGCTTTGGAAAAAAGAGAAGAAGCAGCCTGTGGCTGCCGTTAAAGATTGA
- a CDS encoding tetratricopeptide repeat protein, with protein MKTQQLSIFLLLVLSPIGLLTGCSQQAQLDEHLILGNESFEKGDFNTAEIAYKNVLQINSSITEAIGNIGLIYYRQARLAKAFPFLSQARALEPDNLIYRSKLCSLLTKVGRPQSAWDEASFILEKDPTNKTALFALQTAGLDLQKMGEARTKIEQLNATQSSAAAVLAIGLLDAIESNFDAAEVRFQEAVKMDPNLGEAHAAIAMLHLARNEIDAANTSYQKSFDLSNGEPSRQFIYAQFKARIGDKEAAGLLIDDILENEPRFVPALLLKAKLIFADAKFDDATKLTNHILRLTPHNPEAILLSSRLKLARNQTDEAILELERALERFPESDAIAYGLALAQLSNNEPIKASGNLTRSIAINPNHTEAIMMQAAINARQGDPESAIVSLKQILIQNSQNVQARKLLAQIHLEAGNLEDALILYNALGNQLEANPALPQLEAEVLLRMGKTDEARAALARSLDRNPNYLPSLQRITDIDIAGSRFDEAVSRIDSMFQNSTVQAHLHMLKGKILLAGEDYTAGEIELKRAIELKPTLRDAYLYLAIHYTITGKNDEALYKLQAMVDLNAKDIEGLMRIGSLYEQRQEFNSAKSNYEKILEVDKNNSRALNNLAYINAEHFNELDSAYDQALQARNLSPTDPMIADTLGWISFKKGDYELALTLIKESVAKISQHPEIQYHLGKTHAALDNDTDAKAAFSKALEFGLEGEKADEAKKALGQ; from the coding sequence ATGAAAACTCAGCAACTATCCATTTTCTTGCTTCTCGTGCTGTCGCCTATTGGCCTCTTAACGGGCTGCTCGCAGCAGGCGCAGCTCGACGAGCACCTCATCCTCGGAAATGAGAGCTTCGAAAAGGGCGATTTCAATACAGCCGAAATCGCATACAAAAACGTCCTCCAAATCAACTCCAGCATAACTGAAGCGATCGGGAACATTGGTCTAATCTACTACCGCCAAGCCCGCCTAGCCAAAGCCTTCCCCTTCCTATCTCAAGCCCGAGCACTTGAACCCGACAATCTAATCTATCGAAGCAAGCTATGCTCGTTGCTTACAAAAGTAGGTAGGCCCCAATCCGCCTGGGACGAAGCGTCTTTTATATTAGAAAAGGACCCAACAAACAAAACTGCTCTTTTCGCCCTACAAACCGCCGGGCTTGATCTTCAAAAGATGGGCGAAGCTAGAACAAAAATCGAGCAATTAAATGCAACCCAATCATCTGCCGCTGCAGTCCTAGCTATCGGCTTATTGGATGCCATCGAATCAAATTTCGACGCGGCCGAAGTACGCTTTCAGGAAGCGGTTAAGATGGATCCCAATTTAGGGGAAGCCCACGCCGCTATTGCCATGCTACATTTAGCCCGTAACGAAATCGATGCCGCAAATACCTCCTATCAAAAATCATTCGATCTCTCTAACGGCGAACCTTCGAGGCAATTCATCTACGCCCAATTCAAGGCTCGAATCGGCGACAAAGAGGCCGCTGGCTTACTCATTGATGATATTCTTGAAAATGAACCCCGTTTTGTGCCTGCCCTGTTATTGAAAGCTAAATTGATATTCGCAGACGCCAAATTCGATGACGCTACGAAACTAACGAACCATATTCTTCGCTTAACGCCCCACAACCCTGAAGCGATACTCCTAAGCAGTCGATTGAAATTGGCTCGAAATCAAACCGATGAAGCCATTCTTGAACTCGAACGAGCCCTCGAACGCTTCCCCGAATCGGATGCCATTGCCTACGGGCTGGCTCTCGCTCAACTAAGCAACAACGAGCCCATTAAAGCTTCTGGCAACCTAACGCGAAGCATCGCAATTAACCCCAATCACACAGAGGCCATTATGATGCAAGCAGCCATTAACGCTCGTCAGGGTGATCCTGAATCGGCCATAGTTTCGTTAAAACAAATTTTGATCCAGAACTCCCAAAATGTTCAGGCTCGAAAGCTGCTTGCCCAAATCCATCTCGAAGCCGGAAATTTAGAAGATGCCTTAATCCTATACAACGCTCTAGGCAACCAATTGGAGGCCAACCCTGCTCTCCCTCAACTCGAGGCAGAAGTCCTACTCCGTATGGGCAAGACAGACGAGGCGAGAGCAGCCTTGGCTCGGTCTCTTGATCGCAATCCGAACTACTTGCCATCGCTTCAGCGAATAACTGATATCGATATCGCGGGCAGCCGCTTTGACGAGGCCGTCTCTCGGATTGACTCGATGTTCCAGAATTCCACGGTGCAGGCCCACCTACATATGCTGAAAGGCAAAATTCTCCTCGCTGGAGAAGACTATACCGCTGGTGAAATAGAATTGAAACGGGCGATAGAATTAAAGCCCACATTGCGCGATGCCTACCTCTATCTCGCTATTCACTATACGATCACCGGAAAAAACGATGAGGCACTATATAAATTACAAGCGATGGTCGATCTCAATGCGAAGGATATCGAAGGGCTCATGCGAATCGGCAGTCTTTACGAGCAACGCCAAGAATTCAATTCCGCGAAATCCAATTACGAGAAAATATTGGAAGTAGACAAGAACAACAGTCGTGCCCTCAATAACCTCGCCTACATCAACGCCGAGCATTTCAATGAACTCGACTCGGCTTACGACCAAGCTTTGCAAGCCCGTAATCTAAGCCCAACGGATCCCATGATTGCGGATACTTTGGGCTGGATCAGTTTCAAGAAAGGCGACTACGAGCTCGCCTTGACCCTGATCAAAGAAAGCGTCGCCAAAATCAGTCAGCATCCGGAAATTCAATACCATCTGGGCAAGACGCATGCGGCTCTCGATAATGACACCGACGCCAAAGCCGCCTTCTCCAAAGCCTTGGAATTCGGCCTCGAAGGTGAGAAAGCCGACGAAGCGAAAAAAGCACTCGGCCAATAA